Genomic segment of Edaphobacter bradus:
GCAGCGAAAGCTCATTATGGCGACAAATATCGCGGAGAGCTCGGTCACGATCGACGGCATCACTACGGTCATCGACAGTGGACTCGCGCGCTTCGCAAGTTACTCTCCGTGGACCGGCTTGCCGTCGCTCCATGTTGGTCGAGTAAGCAAAGCCTCAGCCGCGCAGAGAGCCGGCCGCGCGGGGCGCACAGGGCCCGGCTGCGTGCTACGCCTCTACCCTGAGGAGGATTTTCTGCGCCGGCGGGAATACGATGCCCCCGAGATCGCGCGCAGCGAGCTGTCTCAGCTCTGCTTGACCCTGCGAGCGCTGCAGATCACTCACTTCGATGAGATCGACTGGCTGGAGCCGCCGCCCGCGATCGCAGTGCAGAACGCCGAGTCATTGCTGGATCTCCTGGGAGCCACACGCAGCATGGCGCAGCGTATGGCACGGTTTCCGCTATCACCGCGGTTGTCCCGGATCCTGATCGAGGCTATGGAGCGCGGCGTGGGTGACGACGGCTGTGTCGCGGCGGCACTCCTCGGATCCGGTGCGCGAAGCGAAAAGAACGACCTGCTCGCTGCGATGGAAACACCACAAGATCGGCACGCGCTGCAGCACGTTGAGCAACTCCGCAGAATCGCCCGACCGCCAAAGCAGACGTATCATGACGACGATGCCGTACTGATCTCCATACTTGCAGGATTTCCGGACCGTGTCGCGCGGCGACGAACAGGCAATCAGGTGCTGTTGTCCACGGGCGCTTCGGCAGAGTTGGTTGGTGAGCCTCCACCGTACGACTTTATGGTCGCGATCGATTCTGAGGATCGTAAAGAGAAGCCGCTGCCTCTTATTCGAATGACGGCGCGCATCGAGCCAGAGTGGCTGATTGATCTGTTTCCGGATCGCGTGCAGGAGCGCTCCAGTGTGATCTGGAATCACGTGGCGGAGCGGGTCGATGCGGTGAATGCATTGCTGTATGACGAATTGGTCATTCAGGAATCGCGAGACGTGGTTCCGGATGAGCAAGCCGCGGCAGACCTGCTTGCGCGGAAGGCGCTGGAGGCAGGTGTTGATCGATTTGTGGATGGAGATGCGCTCGAGGATTTCATGGCTCGCGTCGACTTCGCGGGCTTCGAACAACCAGATATTCCACATGCGCTGCGCGAATTATGCTCAGGGATTCGAAGCTTCGCAGAGTTGAAGCGAACTGCGACTCATTTGATTTCGTTGCTTGAACAGAACATGGATGCGCGACGGCTCCGGGAGATTGCCCCCGTAAGCATTCGATTGCAGAATGGGCGCCAGACGAAGGTCCACTATGAGCTCGGTAAGCCGCCCTGGATCGCGTCGCGTCTACAGGACTTTTTCGGCATGAGGGACACTCCCCGGATAGGTGTCGATCAGACGCCTGTTGTGCTCCATCTGTTGGCCCCGAATCATCGTCCTGTGCAAATGACTACGGACCTTGCAGGTTTCTGGGAGAGGCTCTATCCGCAGGTGCGTCGTGAGCTGATGCGTCGTTATCCGAGGCACCAGTGGCCAGAGCGGCCGTGAACCATCGCAGCGGCCCTGGAGAGATGGACTAAAATGCACGCCACAGGATGCTTGTGGCAGAAGGATGACGCAAATTCATCGAATCGCGATCCTGATTCCATTGGCGGTTGGCGTCGGCGCCGTCGTATGTACGATCGTGATCCACGGGCTGGCTTTGGTCACAACGGTAGCCTTCTTTCGCTATGAAAGAAGACTCGGCCGCGCGGGTGCGGGCTTCTGGAGCGATCTTAGAATCGTTGTGACGGTGGTATCATTCGCATTCGTGGCGCATCTGATTGAGATCGCCTTGTGGGCGGCGTTGTTTGTAATCTGCGGAGAATTTTCGGAGTTCAGCGCCGCCTACTACCACTCAGCAGTCAACTATACGACCTTGGGTTACGGTGATGTGATTATGACGCCGTCGTGGAAATTGCTGGGACCGCTGGAAGCAGCAGATGGAGCGCTCATGTTCGGTGTTTCGACAGGGATGGTCTTTGCTGTCATTCAACATTTGATTCAGACTAGGTTTATAGATCTCAGGAAGTGAGAACTTATCGGAGCGGCTGCACTTTCAAAGCTAAAAATGGGGCGACATTTGTTTGCGAAGCCCTTTCTATACTGGCCAGGATCTTGAAGACTTCCTCACGCACTTGGCAGGCTGTGCCGATTGCATGATGAGGCCTGAAGAGGAACGTGCACTCGTTTTTGCACGGGTCGCATAGCACGCTTTGCGTCGTCGGGCACGAAATCTTTCCTTCGATGATGTCAGCAGCTAAGGCGAGGACGTAGGCAAGCGAGGGAAGGTGTAGAAGGACGAACGATGGTGTTGCGAAATCCTTAAACTGCATTACTGCGTTCGACAGGTGACGACAAGCCGACTTTCTATGAGCAGGTCACTGAGTCAAACTTTTTGTTTCTGCTTCATACGGCTTTTGCTTTTGTTATTAGTTTGGTTGCGCCGCATGTTGCTCTCCACCGTGTTTCTATTCGCATGTATGAAAGCCAACTACCATGTCAAGGAACGGCGGGTCTTTCGATAGCTTGAAGGTCCCTGAACGATGCGGAGCCAGCGAGAACGCCCGCCAGATGCGCTGGATCGACGCCCGACCTAGTCCTGTCTGCTTGGACAAAGAACGCGTGGACCAGTGCGTGGCATCGGCAGGTGTTGATTCCAGGGTGAGAGCCAGCACCCGCTCCACATCTTGGTCACTGAGCTTACGCGATGTGCCGGGGAGCGGTTCATCCACCAGCCCGTCCAAACCCAGGTCCAGATATCGCTGTCGACACTTACCCACAGTATGCAATGTCACCGACAGCTGACTTGCAATCATCGTGTTACTCCGTCCCTCAGCGGCCAAAAGAACCACCCGGGAGCGCATCGCCAGTCCCTGTGCCGTCTTGGGACGCTTGCTCCAGGCCACAAGCTGGGCATGATCTTCAGCAGTCAAAGACAACGAAGTGAGCGGACCACCTTTCGCCATCGGAGTTCCTCCTCGCTAGCCGATGACACTCACTTGATGATTTGTGACATTTATTTCAGAGACACGACTCTAGAGGGATTTCCTTCGCTGGGCTCTCTATCGGGGTCGAGATGGGGCGGCAAGAGTCCCTTTTGATGAACTGCGTAGGAACAGTAACGGCCTGAGGAGCCAGGCTTGGCTTGGCAATTCGATTCAAAAGAAGTTCCACCATTTGCTTCCCTAACTGCTCAGGGAATTCACGGACGGTGGTTAACGCGGGGTACAACATTCCGCCAAATGTGTCGTTGCAGCCCACCACGCTCACATCGTCTGGAATGGACATGCCGGAATCTCTGAGCCCCTTGTAGACGCCGTGAGCAGTTGGATCGTTGCCGGCAAACACTGCCGTCACGCGTTCGCCCCGAGCCAGCAATGACTTGATTCCAAGATATCCAATTTCTTCGCTGTCTTCCGAATCAATGCTGCATTGCCTCGGTGCGAGGCCTGCTTCTTCCATGGCCCGGCAGTAGCCGCTATAACAGCGGGCAAACCAGGGAAGGTGATTATTTCCCAGAAACCAGATGTCGCGATGGCCCAAGCTGATCAGGTAACGGGTTGCATCCGTACTACCCTGAATATCATCGGAAAAAACCGCATCGGTATTCAGCAATTTAGGGTCGCCGATCAGGTTGTTGCCGAGTGCGACTGAAGTTATCCCTTTGTTGTAGAGCAGCTCAATGAGATTTCCGAAGTTAGTGCCGGTCAGGAGCACTCCGCGAACCATATCGTGGCGCTGCACTACCTTTGGAAGGGGCAGTTCTTTCCATGGTGTGTTGGGCGAATAATTGAAACACAGGAACAGAATGTCCCATCCGTGTGCGACGCAGGAGGCCTCGGCGCCAAGCAGAATCCGCGAGTGAAAGGCGTCGTTCATGCCCCGGTTGCCGACCAGAAAGGCCAGAGACTTGGCCTTGTCTCGCTGGGATAGATCGATGTTCAGCTTTGCCACTACATCCAAAACGGACTTTTGGAGGGAGGGGTCAACCCTGCTGCTTCCATTCAGTACACGGGAGGCAGTCGATATGCTGACGCCGGCAGCGGATGCGATCTCGCGTAGTCCAGTCTTGCTCGTTCGAAGATTGTTTTTGCTCATGCTTGACGTATCTCGCCACACTTTCCGGGAAAGTTTCTCACTAAGTCAGATCGAAATGCAAGGGATACGGAAAACCACATCCCGTTCAGTGCTGAATCGTGGCGCGAGTCTATCGTCAAAGTACAAACAGGGAACTCCTATAGAGAGTTCCCTGTCTGCATTACCACATCTTCCGACGCTGAAGGTTGCAGAGGTTCAGACAGGCTGATCCACGATCTCTTCCCGTTTGGGATCCCAATAAACCCTCTTCCCCGTCCAATACGACTTAGCCGCCATGATGCATGCGATGGCGTGCGAGAAGCCATGGTCCACTGTGTTGTTCGGCTCCCTTCGATCGCGCATGGCTGTGAGCCAGTTCATTATGTGCGGAACTGAATCGTCTGGCGTTTCACGCGAGCTGGGCGGATAAGCGCCTGGAATATTCAACAGCTCTTCTTCTTCCTCGGCAGAGGCGGCGATGGGGAGCTTCGTATATACAGGTAGATGCCCTTCATCGGACTCTTTGGACCCGCCCTCTTTTGTAACGGTGTAAAATGACGGTCCCTCAGTCCCTGTACTTGTGATAGTGCCTTCGCGCCCTTGAATCCGTGCAAAGCTGCGATAACTGTTACCCAAAGTCATCTGGTAGGTGTACATGAATCCCTTGGGATAAACCATGGCGGCCGTAACGGTATCCGCATTTTCGCGCTGATCGTGCCAGACAAAGTTTCCGCCGGTTGCCATGACGCTTACGGGATAGCTTTCGTCCGTCCACATGTGCACCAGATCCACGGCGTGGCTCATCCACTGATCGAAGATGCCGGT
This window contains:
- the hrpB gene encoding ATP-dependent helicase HrpB, whose translation is MKVGESQSALPVDLILPAILDSLAHHPNLVIEAAPGAGKTTRVPPALLGLVKGEVVVLEPRRIAARLAARRVAWELGEQVGETAGYQVRFEGAVGPRTRLRFVTEGVLTRRLLSDPTLKGVDAVVLDEFHERHLDSDLALALLKRLQRTRPDLRIVVMSATLDAAPVSQYLDACPIVRSEGRMFELSITHLPYSPEPLQTQVRNAVELLVREKRAGDILVFLPGAAEIRRAMRECETVARQADWIVLPLHGDLSPAEQDRVVSPASQRKLIMATNIAESSVTIDGITTVIDSGLARFASYSPWTGLPSLHVGRVSKASAAQRAGRAGRTGPGCVLRLYPEEDFLRRREYDAPEIARSELSQLCLTLRALQITHFDEIDWLEPPPAIAVQNAESLLDLLGATRSMAQRMARFPLSPRLSRILIEAMERGVGDDGCVAAALLGSGARSEKNDLLAAMETPQDRHALQHVEQLRRIARPPKQTYHDDDAVLISILAGFPDRVARRRTGNQVLLSTGASAELVGEPPPYDFMVAIDSEDRKEKPLPLIRMTARIEPEWLIDLFPDRVQERSSVIWNHVAERVDAVNALLYDELVIQESRDVVPDEQAAADLLARKALEAGVDRFVDGDALEDFMARVDFAGFEQPDIPHALRELCSGIRSFAELKRTATHLISLLEQNMDARRLREIAPVSIRLQNGRQTKVHYELGKPPWIASRLQDFFGMRDTPRIGVDQTPVVLHLLAPNHRPVQMTTDLAGFWERLYPQVRRELMRRYPRHQWPERP
- a CDS encoding LacI family DNA-binding transcriptional regulator — encoded protein: MSKNNLRTSKTGLREIASAAGVSISTASRVLNGSSRVDPSLQKSVLDVVAKLNIDLSQRDKAKSLAFLVGNRGMNDAFHSRILLGAEASCVAHGWDILFLCFNYSPNTPWKELPLPKVVQRHDMVRGVLLTGTNFGNLIELLYNKGITSVALGNNLIGDPKLLNTDAVFSDDIQGSTDATRYLISLGHRDIWFLGNNHLPWFARCYSGYCRAMEEAGLAPRQCSIDSEDSEEIGYLGIKSLLARGERVTAVFAGNDPTAHGVYKGLRDSGMSIPDDVSVVGCNDTFGGMLYPALTTVREFPEQLGKQMVELLLNRIAKPSLAPQAVTVPTQFIKRDSCRPISTPIESPAKEIPLESCL
- a CDS encoding helix-turn-helix domain-containing protein, producing the protein MAKGGPLTSLSLTAEDHAQLVAWSKRPKTAQGLAMRSRVVLLAAEGRSNTMIASQLSVTLHTVGKCRQRYLDLGLDGLVDEPLPGTSRKLSDQDVERVLALTLESTPADATHWSTRSLSKQTGLGRASIQRIWRAFSLAPHRSGTFKLSKDPPFLDMVVGFHTCE
- a CDS encoding potassium channel family protein, translating into MTQIHRIAILIPLAVGVGAVVCTIVIHGLALVTTVAFFRYERRLGRAGAGFWSDLRIVVTVVSFAFVAHLIEIALWAALFVICGEFSEFSAAYYHSAVNYTTLGYGDVIMTPSWKLLGPLEAADGALMFGVSTGMVFAVIQHLIQTRFIDLRK